A region from the Streptomyces sp. 3214.6 genome encodes:
- a CDS encoding MarR family winged helix-turn-helix transcriptional regulator: MPDELQLLGRAVKQAQYRQHRALDSRLATVGATLAQWDALRAISESPGATGRALAAATFQSEQAFGTLAGRMTALGLIERRPGGGRRIEHHLTPSGEQVLAAGHRIADEVLAACFAPLDETDRTTLLNLLRRVTADQDADAGP; encoded by the coding sequence ATGCCCGATGAACTGCAGCTCCTGGGACGCGCCGTCAAGCAGGCGCAGTATCGACAGCACCGCGCCCTGGACAGCCGGCTCGCCACCGTCGGCGCCACGCTCGCCCAGTGGGACGCCCTCCGGGCGATCAGCGAGTCACCCGGGGCCACGGGCCGCGCGCTGGCGGCGGCCACCTTCCAGAGCGAGCAGGCCTTCGGCACGCTCGCCGGGCGCATGACGGCGCTGGGCCTGATCGAGCGCCGCCCCGGCGGCGGCCGGCGCATCGAGCACCACCTCACCCCGTCCGGCGAACAGGTTCTGGCGGCCGGCCACCGGATCGCCGACGAGGTCCTCGCCGCCTGCTTCGCGCCCCTGGACGAGACCGACCGCACGACGCTGCTGAACCTGCTGCGCCGCGTGACGGCGGATCAGGACGCGGACGCGGGTCCATGA